A region from the Leptospirillum ferriphilum ML-04 genome encodes:
- a CDS encoding heavy metal translocating P-type ATPase, with protein sequence MSVTHRYTISGMTCQNCVRHVTRALSSLPGVTAVDVNLEKGSATVESSAPIPFDKVQAAVSEAGYEASDGSDPAMRRPAGTPAAPANSDEPALAPDRTSPTGPLRRTSFRVEGMHCATCVFTIEKTLRKDPGVTRANVNLATESCDLTFDPEKTTLDRIFSAVREAGYTPLLPDAEAVQIEYRKERNGLLLTAVLAGILLLLHHRTDREWILLLSVLLQGIGGWTFYRGALAALKQKTANMDTLVALGTTAALLTTLFHAFGLTPDDMVMTQALLLFFIRSGKFLEAWVKARARSLLTQTVSVLPEKAILVLPDKSTRPIPLSELTDGSTVLVPRGERIPADGILLDPEAWVDLSLVTGESLPVRKTAGEDLIGGATNAGSPFRLQVTGTGKDTVVFRILSMVQEAQTGRPPVQRLADRISAIFVPSVIALALLSFLIFRLTTGNFHLALMALIGVLVVACPCALGLATPTAILVGTARALRMGIVFRKGEAIETLSRIDLLALDKTGTLTEGTFSDIRWTPSPSFLMSPENTLREEVLAAVQQSSHPVSQAIGISLSTQGVSPQGHPSVQETPGKGLIARWTGKEGATLHIGNLSFLRDSGIDAPESFTDLSLSGVLVGVARNGVLAGTFSLSDTLRPEAEHVLRYFSSQGVEVHLLTGDGEQEARRIARLAGISPDRVHAALSPEEKRNRIRQWEDGGRTVAMAGDGINDAGALAQASVGIAVANATALTRENGDILLLGNHLLRLEDAHRAATRTMAKIRQNLGWAFLYNLLGIPLAGGALYPFFHVFVPPYYSGLAMSLSSVTVVANALSLTFSIRETPVPPASSDKTLPEEQPSPGSA encoded by the coding sequence ATGTCTGTCACCCACCGCTACACCATTTCCGGAATGACCTGTCAGAACTGCGTCCGTCATGTCACCCGGGCGCTTTCCTCCCTGCCGGGCGTCACCGCCGTGGACGTGAATCTTGAAAAAGGGTCCGCGACGGTCGAGTCTTCGGCCCCCATTCCGTTCGACAAGGTCCAGGCCGCCGTTTCGGAGGCGGGGTACGAAGCCTCCGACGGAAGCGATCCGGCGATGCGCAGGCCGGCCGGCACTCCCGCCGCGCCGGCCAATTCCGACGAACCGGCTTTGGCTCCCGACCGGACTTCCCCGACCGGCCCGCTCCGGCGAACGTCTTTTCGTGTCGAAGGAATGCATTGCGCCACCTGTGTGTTTACGATTGAAAAGACCCTCCGGAAAGACCCGGGAGTCACACGGGCCAACGTCAATCTGGCCACGGAAAGCTGCGACCTGACGTTCGACCCGGAAAAAACGACGCTCGACCGGATCTTTTCCGCGGTCCGGGAAGCGGGCTACACGCCTCTCCTTCCGGATGCGGAGGCGGTGCAAATCGAATACCGGAAAGAAAGAAACGGGCTCCTCCTGACGGCCGTCCTCGCGGGAATCCTTCTGCTCCTTCACCACAGAACAGACAGGGAATGGATCCTTCTCCTGTCCGTTCTTCTCCAGGGGATCGGGGGATGGACCTTTTACCGGGGAGCACTGGCCGCCCTGAAACAAAAAACGGCCAATATGGACACTCTCGTCGCACTGGGAACAACGGCGGCGCTTCTCACCACGCTCTTTCACGCTTTCGGCCTGACACCGGACGACATGGTCATGACCCAGGCTCTTCTTCTGTTTTTCATCCGGTCGGGGAAATTTCTGGAAGCCTGGGTCAAGGCCCGGGCACGGAGTCTCCTCACACAGACGGTTTCGGTTCTTCCGGAAAAAGCGATCCTCGTTCTCCCGGACAAGTCGACCCGACCGATTCCGCTGTCCGAACTGACCGATGGATCGACGGTTCTTGTCCCCCGCGGAGAGAGGATTCCGGCCGACGGGATTCTTCTGGATCCCGAGGCGTGGGTCGATCTTTCTCTCGTCACCGGAGAATCCCTTCCGGTTCGCAAAACAGCAGGGGAGGACCTCATCGGAGGCGCCACAAACGCCGGTTCGCCGTTTCGGCTCCAGGTCACGGGAACCGGAAAAGACACCGTTGTGTTCCGGATTCTTTCGATGGTCCAGGAAGCCCAGACCGGTCGGCCACCCGTCCAGCGTCTTGCCGACCGGATCTCCGCGATATTCGTCCCTTCCGTCATCGCTCTCGCCCTCCTTTCTTTTTTGATTTTCCGGCTGACGACAGGCAATTTTCATCTGGCCCTCATGGCCCTGATCGGCGTCCTTGTCGTCGCCTGCCCCTGTGCCCTGGGCCTGGCGACGCCGACGGCGATCCTGGTCGGAACCGCCCGGGCCCTCCGGATGGGGATCGTGTTCCGCAAGGGAGAGGCCATCGAAACCCTCTCCCGCATCGACCTTCTGGCCCTCGACAAAACCGGAACCCTGACGGAGGGAACGTTTTCCGATATTCGGTGGACGCCGTCCCCTTCCTTCCTGATGTCTCCCGAAAACACCCTGCGGGAAGAAGTTCTTGCCGCCGTCCAACAATCGTCGCACCCGGTGAGCCAGGCTATCGGGATCTCCCTCTCCACGCAGGGCGTCTCCCCCCAGGGGCACCCGTCCGTCCAGGAAACCCCCGGAAAAGGGCTGATTGCCCGCTGGACCGGGAAGGAAGGCGCGACCCTCCACATCGGGAATCTCTCCTTTTTGCGTGATTCTGGCATTGACGCCCCTGAATCGTTCACGGATCTTTCGCTTTCGGGCGTTCTTGTAGGGGTCGCCAGAAACGGCGTGCTTGCGGGAACATTTTCCCTTTCCGACACACTCCGGCCGGAAGCGGAACATGTCCTGCGCTATTTTTCCTCACAAGGGGTGGAGGTTCATCTTCTGACGGGGGACGGAGAGCAGGAAGCCCGTCGGATCGCCCGCCTGGCCGGCATTTCTCCTGACCGCGTCCATGCCGCCCTTTCTCCGGAAGAGAAGAGAAACCGGATCCGGCAATGGGAAGACGGGGGACGGACGGTTGCCATGGCGGGAGACGGCATCAACGATGCCGGAGCTCTCGCCCAGGCCTCTGTCGGTATCGCTGTCGCGAATGCCACTGCCCTGACGCGCGAAAACGGAGACATTCTCCTTTTGGGGAACCATCTCCTCCGTCTTGAAGACGCCCATCGGGCGGCAACCCGGACAATGGCCAAGATTCGCCAGAACCTGGGGTGGGCCTTCTTGTACAACCTCCTTGGCATTCCCCTGGCCGGCGGAGCCCTGTACCCGTTCTTCCATGTCTTCGTCCCCCCCTATTACAGCGGTCTCGCCATGTCTCTTTCTTCGGTGACCGTCGTTGCCAACGCTCTTTCGCTGACATTTTCCATCCGCGAAACCCCTGTCCCTCCTGCCTCTTCGGACAAAACGCTTCCCGAAGAACAACCCTCTCCCGGAAGCGCATAA
- a CDS encoding EAL domain-containing protein produces MEKAVSKILGEIHEDGEGFYALWRGVRLYSVFQGVYGLAQRRPVGFEALIRGRKADGKILTPGEILAGASGLEDLVTMDRLFRAIHLHNFVRFRTRGVWVFLNVHPEVAIHGRKYGAFFGHLLSYLGLSSWEVVIEILEAGIGERSDLLEASRYYRSMGCLIAVDDFGAGHSNFDRIWMLRPEIVKLDRMMISQATRNTDLRRVFPEIVSLIRSSGSLALAEGVEVPEEGRMILETEIDLVQGFLFGLPRTEIGLSSSPALDKAMEGIRSQQSETGENRDLERIVRGLLSVSRELRPENPVLSETMLRSLFGLDPRLIRIFVLDGSGCQIGENLSRSRITDKGDPRFLPLMETRRADWSRRSYFREAIRRPGEVVISTPYLSTTGAHLCRTLAICVGEENTFRILCLDIDMTGPGR; encoded by the coding sequence ATGGAAAAAGCAGTGTCGAAGATTCTGGGGGAGATTCACGAGGACGGGGAAGGATTTTACGCCTTGTGGAGAGGGGTCCGGCTGTATTCTGTCTTTCAGGGTGTCTACGGTCTGGCCCAGCGGCGACCGGTCGGATTCGAAGCGCTGATCCGGGGGCGGAAAGCCGACGGGAAAATCCTGACTCCGGGTGAGATTCTTGCCGGAGCTTCCGGTCTCGAAGACCTCGTGACGATGGACCGCCTGTTCCGGGCGATCCATCTGCACAATTTTGTCCGTTTCCGGACCCGGGGGGTCTGGGTCTTTCTGAATGTTCATCCCGAAGTGGCCATCCACGGGCGAAAATATGGCGCTTTTTTCGGTCATCTTCTGTCGTATCTCGGACTGTCGTCCTGGGAGGTCGTGATCGAAATCCTGGAAGCGGGGATCGGGGAACGCTCCGATCTTCTGGAAGCCTCCCGGTATTACAGATCCATGGGATGTCTGATCGCCGTGGACGATTTCGGAGCCGGCCATTCGAATTTCGACCGGATCTGGATGCTTCGTCCGGAAATTGTGAAGCTCGACCGGATGATGATATCCCAGGCCACCCGAAACACCGACCTCCGCAGGGTCTTCCCGGAAATCGTCTCTCTGATCCGGTCCTCCGGCTCCCTGGCGCTGGCGGAAGGGGTCGAAGTGCCGGAAGAAGGCCGCATGATCCTCGAGACCGAAATCGATCTGGTCCAGGGATTCCTGTTCGGTCTGCCCCGGACGGAGATCGGCCTTTCCTCTTCTCCCGCTCTTGATAAGGCGATGGAAGGCATCCGCTCCCAACAATCGGAAACGGGGGAGAACCGGGACCTGGAGAGGATTGTCCGGGGACTGCTTTCGGTCTCCCGGGAGCTTCGACCGGAGAACCCGGTTCTGTCCGAGACGATGCTGCGCTCTCTTTTCGGGCTCGATCCCCGTCTGATCCGGATCTTTGTTCTGGACGGATCGGGTTGTCAGATCGGGGAAAATCTCTCGCGGTCGAGGATAACGGACAAGGGCGATCCCCGTTTTCTGCCGCTGATGGAAACGCGACGGGCCGACTGGTCCAGGCGATCGTATTTCCGGGAGGCCATCCGCCGTCCCGGGGAAGTGGTAATCTCCACCCCCTATCTGTCGACGACGGGGGCTCATCTCTGCCGGACGCTGGCGATCTGCGTCGGTGAAGAAAACACGTTCCGAATCCTCTGTCTGGACATCGATATGACCGGTCCGGGCCGATAG
- a CDS encoding cytochrome b/b6 domain-containing protein, with amino-acid sequence MNVPPSSTVRKVRYLPVWEIRLRLWHWTNLLVVLLLFESYLLFNWHKELGLTHPTTVFFQKIHIYLGYAFILLFLGRLHLLFRGAPVSRFREIVPEFKGRGLFRTLREEIHHHLSPPRDAEGKLLPPADPGHNQLARFLYLPLLTVVIPVQIVSGILWSSVKWGFWPLPFLKTLPDPLHHTINETLSNIHAACMYLLLGFIGGHLFGIVLHEVTFRSDILSSMIHGSKPLTEAEIPEYEKVTGNRLPRENEQT; translated from the coding sequence ATGAATGTTCCTCCCTCTTCGACCGTCCGGAAGGTCCGGTATCTCCCCGTCTGGGAAATCCGCCTGCGGCTCTGGCACTGGACCAACCTTCTCGTCGTCCTCCTGCTGTTCGAAAGTTATCTCCTGTTCAACTGGCATAAGGAACTGGGTCTCACCCATCCGACGACGGTGTTTTTTCAAAAGATCCACATTTACCTGGGATACGCCTTCATCCTCCTGTTTCTGGGGAGACTCCACCTCCTGTTCCGGGGAGCGCCGGTCAGCCGCTTCCGGGAAATTGTGCCGGAGTTCAAGGGACGGGGGCTGTTTCGGACCCTTCGGGAGGAAATCCATCATCATCTTTCCCCTCCCCGGGACGCCGAAGGCAAGCTCCTGCCTCCGGCCGACCCTGGCCACAACCAGCTGGCCCGGTTCCTGTATCTCCCTCTCCTGACGGTCGTGATTCCCGTCCAGATCGTCTCGGGTATCCTCTGGTCTTCGGTCAAATGGGGGTTCTGGCCCCTGCCGTTCCTGAAAACGCTCCCCGACCCCCTCCACCACACGATCAACGAAACGCTTTCGAACATTCACGCCGCATGCATGTATCTGCTCCTGGGGTTTATCGGCGGCCATCTCTTCGGGATCGTCCTGCACGAAGTGACTTTTCGCTCGGACATCCTGTCTTCCATGATTCACGGAAGCAAACCCCTGACGGAAGCCGAGATACCGGAATACGAAAAAGTCACCGGCAACCGGCTGCCCCGGGAGAACGAACAGACCTGA
- a CDS encoding phospholipase D-like domain-containing protein, protein MIQGCRIQYGYLKRNRRGEQVPAGTGRTSLPSGFPLTRPGRFLAGILLSLLSLSLSPLAWGGSLPTGEHYSPRENLETIDIRALSTARHTIDIAMYAFTDRRISRTLARLARQGVTIRLYRDHLQIRDRNDQSLWLLRQSPRIHIRIKRNSSRNIMHLKAYLVDGRILRTGSANWSPPGEGAFGCRRHPLTCHRGRWQQDNNLFLSNDRKLAEEFQRTFNRLWNRPSNLRHPRETLERLRHRRRRTERDGSRY, encoded by the coding sequence GTGATACAAGGTTGTCGGATCCAATACGGTTATCTTAAACGGAACCGGCGGGGGGAACAAGTTCCGGCCGGGACCGGAAGGACTTCTCTCCCTTCCGGTTTTCCCTTGACCCGTCCGGGACGTTTTTTGGCCGGAATCCTTCTGTCCCTTTTGTCCCTGTCTCTTTCCCCGTTGGCCTGGGGGGGATCCCTTCCCACCGGAGAACACTATTCCCCGCGGGAAAATCTTGAGACCATCGACATCCGGGCCTTGTCCACCGCCCGTCACACCATCGACATCGCCATGTACGCCTTCACCGACAGGAGAATTTCCCGGACATTGGCTCGTCTGGCGCGACAGGGGGTCACCATCCGTCTGTACCGGGATCACCTCCAGATCCGGGACAGAAACGACCAGAGTCTCTGGCTGCTTCGGCAGTCTCCCCGAATCCACATCCGCATCAAGCGCAATTCCAGCCGGAACATCATGCATCTGAAAGCCTATCTGGTCGACGGCCGGATTCTCAGGACAGGGTCCGCCAACTGGTCCCCTCCCGGGGAAGGGGCGTTCGGGTGCCGGCGCCATCCCCTGACCTGTCACCGCGGCCGCTGGCAGCAGGACAACAATCTTTTCCTGTCGAACGACCGGAAACTCGCCGAAGAGTTCCAGAGAACGTTCAACCGTCTCTGGAACCGTCCCTCCAATCTCCGGCATCCCCGGGAGACGCTCGAACGTCTCCGCCATCGGAGGCGCCGAACCGAAAGGGACGGTTCCCGCTATTAG
- the trxA gene encoding thioredoxin, with amino-acid sequence MSDTITCPSCHVKNRVVPGRSLEEARCGKCGAPLGENAGPVSVTDDTFQKKVVESPLPVLVDLWAPWCGPCRSIAPVLEDLARKYHGRLTVAKLNVDENPYTARQMEAMSIPLLLFMKNGRVLQRLVGAYPAPEIEKAVRVLIGDNPPHS; translated from the coding sequence ATGAGTGACACCATTACGTGTCCGTCTTGTCATGTCAAAAATCGGGTGGTTCCGGGACGTTCTCTCGAAGAGGCCCGCTGCGGCAAATGCGGGGCTCCGCTGGGAGAAAATGCGGGCCCGGTTTCGGTGACGGACGACACCTTTCAGAAAAAAGTTGTCGAATCGCCCCTTCCGGTTCTGGTGGATTTGTGGGCTCCCTGGTGCGGCCCCTGCCGGTCGATCGCCCCTGTTCTTGAGGACCTGGCCCGAAAGTACCACGGGAGACTGACCGTTGCCAAACTCAACGTGGACGAAAATCCCTACACCGCCCGACAGATGGAGGCGATGAGCATTCCTCTCCTTTTGTTCATGAAAAACGGGCGGGTTCTCCAGCGACTGGTGGGTGCCTACCCCGCCCCGGAAATCGAAAAGGCCGTCCGGGTCCTGATCGGGGACAACCCGCCCCATTCCTGA
- a CDS encoding M1 family metallopeptidase — protein sequence MPSSEQTLYQLPRDVRPVHYDLLLAPDLDRMTFSGTVSIEVEVYRDTLEFVLNAKDLRIHEARAFVGGADSPLEVRSDPEYERLILRGDRLFGAESRVVLYLSFSGEIGNLLAGLYKSQFFYPDGTDGVLVTTQFEATDARRAFPCWDEPSFKATFRMTARIDPRHVALSNMPAEREFSGPDGLKDVVFAVTPRMSTYLLHLTVGPLEKVGGQTENGVAVSVWTTPGHAGEGMFARDVALRLLPWFDDYFGIPYPLPKMDLVAIPDFAAGAMENWGILTYRETALLLPPGASSARTMQRVAIVVAHEMAHQWFGDLVTMSWWDDLWLNEGFASWMEVKAVDHLFPEWNMWDIFLAEDMAEGLELDGLARSHPIEVPVGNPHEINEIFDAISYVKGGSLIRMLEQFVGEETFRKGIGAYLKKFAYQNASTRDLWSVLGQASGQDIRSIMESWTRNMGYPVLISGETGQIEQKPFFNHPVEMERSRTSPDGRIWPVMLFLSSGKDRRPWLLKEEKAALPPPPPGQQWDNLNDRHTGFFRVLEDERVRKRRREGIKAGTVPVADRLGFSNDLFSLGRAGLLPLSEYLETLPVYRQEDQYIVWADIAAHLGWLQGLLAFTDGWERFDPFVVFLMQEAFRKAGWEVSPGDSHQKRLLRSLLLSGLGMHGDSDTRQRCQELFQERVRRPDSLHPDLRLAVYRTVASSGDPDLHRTFCDLARTADSQEEKNRLYSALAAFRRPDCLRSTLEFAISPAVRIQDTVSIVSQVGGNVWGEEEAWTFFRENFDLFRKRYEAGGFALQRLVKGVSEGFRSMERKEEVARFFASHPLDGAKRAIEQVQETIDLRAHVLARQGESLRKALSSPDLMKTEGSSSV from the coding sequence ATGCCCTCGAGCGAACAGACCCTTTATCAGCTGCCCCGGGATGTTCGTCCCGTTCATTATGATCTCCTTCTGGCTCCCGACCTCGACCGCATGACGTTTTCCGGGACCGTTTCGATCGAGGTCGAAGTCTACCGGGACACTCTGGAATTTGTCCTGAACGCCAAAGACCTTCGGATTCACGAAGCGCGCGCCTTTGTCGGAGGAGCGGACTCCCCCCTGGAAGTGCGCTCCGATCCGGAGTATGAACGCCTCATCCTGCGCGGAGACCGTCTGTTCGGAGCCGAATCCCGTGTCGTTCTCTATCTGTCGTTTTCGGGAGAGATCGGGAACCTTCTGGCGGGACTCTACAAGAGCCAGTTTTTTTATCCGGACGGAACGGACGGTGTTCTCGTGACGACGCAGTTCGAGGCGACCGATGCCCGGAGAGCCTTTCCTTGCTGGGACGAGCCTTCGTTCAAGGCAACGTTCCGGATGACCGCGCGCATCGACCCCCGTCATGTCGCCTTGTCCAACATGCCGGCCGAACGGGAGTTTTCCGGTCCCGACGGATTGAAGGATGTCGTTTTTGCCGTCACGCCCCGCATGTCCACCTACCTTCTGCACCTGACCGTCGGTCCCCTTGAAAAGGTGGGCGGACAGACGGAGAACGGGGTCGCCGTCTCGGTCTGGACGACTCCCGGACATGCCGGGGAGGGAATGTTTGCCCGGGATGTGGCACTGCGGCTTCTTCCCTGGTTCGACGACTATTTCGGGATTCCCTACCCTCTCCCCAAAATGGATCTGGTGGCGATTCCCGATTTCGCGGCCGGCGCGATGGAGAACTGGGGGATCCTGACGTATCGGGAAACGGCTCTTCTTCTTCCCCCGGGGGCGTCTTCGGCCCGGACCATGCAGCGGGTGGCGATCGTGGTGGCCCATGAAATGGCCCACCAGTGGTTTGGCGATCTCGTGACAATGTCTTGGTGGGACGATCTCTGGCTGAACGAGGGCTTTGCCTCCTGGATGGAGGTCAAGGCCGTCGACCATCTGTTCCCGGAGTGGAACATGTGGGATATATTCCTGGCGGAGGACATGGCCGAGGGCCTTGAACTCGATGGGCTGGCCCGCTCTCATCCGATCGAGGTTCCGGTCGGGAATCCCCACGAGATCAACGAGATCTTCGACGCCATCTCCTATGTGAAAGGGGGAAGCCTGATCCGGATGCTGGAGCAGTTTGTCGGGGAGGAAACCTTCCGGAAAGGAATCGGGGCCTATCTGAAAAAGTTTGCCTATCAGAATGCGTCCACCCGGGATCTCTGGTCCGTCCTCGGTCAGGCTTCGGGGCAGGATATCCGCTCCATCATGGAGTCCTGGACCCGAAACATGGGGTATCCGGTCCTGATCTCCGGTGAAACGGGTCAGATCGAACAGAAGCCGTTTTTTAACCATCCGGTGGAGATGGAACGTTCCCGGACATCGCCGGATGGACGGATCTGGCCGGTCATGTTGTTTCTCTCGAGCGGGAAAGACCGCCGGCCCTGGCTTCTGAAGGAGGAGAAAGCCGCTCTTCCCCCTCCTCCCCCCGGCCAGCAATGGGACAACCTGAACGACAGACATACCGGGTTCTTCCGGGTTCTCGAAGACGAACGCGTCCGCAAACGCCGTCGGGAAGGCATCAAGGCAGGAACGGTTCCGGTCGCCGACCGTCTCGGGTTCTCGAACGATCTCTTCTCCCTGGGACGGGCCGGTCTCCTGCCGCTGTCCGAATATCTCGAAACGCTCCCTGTCTACCGGCAGGAAGACCAGTACATTGTCTGGGCCGATATTGCCGCTCATCTTGGATGGCTTCAGGGGCTCCTGGCTTTTACGGACGGATGGGAGAGGTTCGACCCTTTCGTGGTCTTTCTGATGCAGGAGGCGTTCCGGAAAGCGGGATGGGAAGTGTCACCCGGGGACTCCCATCAGAAGAGGCTTCTGCGTTCGCTCCTCCTGTCCGGTCTGGGGATGCACGGTGATTCGGACACCCGGCAGCGCTGCCAGGAGCTCTTTCAGGAAAGAGTTCGCCGGCCGGACAGCCTGCATCCGGACCTTCGCCTTGCCGTTTACCGGACCGTGGCGTCCTCCGGGGATCCGGACCTGCATCGAACCTTTTGTGATCTCGCACGGACGGCCGACAGCCAGGAAGAGAAAAATCGCCTTTATTCCGCCCTGGCCGCGTTCCGTCGACCGGACTGCCTCCGGTCGACCCTCGAATTTGCCATCTCTCCCGCGGTCCGGATCCAGGACACGGTGAGCATTGTTTCCCAGGTCGGTGGAAATGTCTGGGGAGAAGAGGAGGCGTGGACCTTCTTCCGGGAGAATTTCGACCTGTTCCGGAAACGCTACGAAGCCGGCGGGTTCGCTCTCCAGCGGCTCGTCAAGGGCGTGAGCGAAGGGTTCCGTTCGATGGAACGGAAAGAGGAGGTGGCCCGCTTCTTTGCCTCCCATCCGCTCGACGGGGCGAAGCGGGCGATCGAACAGGTTCAGGAGACGATCGACCTTCGCGCACATGTTCTCGCGCGTCAGGGAGAGTCTCTCCGGAAAGCCCTGTCCTCCCCGGATCTGATGAAAACGGAAGGATCTTCTTCCGTCTAG
- a CDS encoding YHS domain-containing protein — translation MTIDPVCKAPIPQLKSAAAVRIYEGHLYYFHAANCAKSFDLDPARYSRPGGRTFTVGVMGSASGDLPEEQRQAAYLLGQAVAERKLGLITGACPGYPWEASRGFKSIGGLSIGISPALSEQEHLDRYNSPNDLFDMIIFTGSGLMGREVINIRSSDVIVIIGGHSGTLGEFSIAYDEGKLIGVLEGTGGITDILPDIVRTIRKTTGSRIVSHANPHILIDLLIETYVQSHFQKPSVFVG, via the coding sequence ATGACCATCGATCCTGTCTGCAAGGCACCCATCCCCCAATTGAAGAGCGCGGCGGCCGTCCGTATTTATGAAGGCCATCTCTATTATTTCCATGCGGCGAATTGCGCGAAGAGCTTTGACCTGGATCCGGCACGCTATTCCCGGCCCGGGGGCCGGACGTTTACCGTCGGCGTCATGGGATCGGCATCGGGCGATCTACCGGAGGAGCAGCGACAGGCGGCCTATCTCCTGGGCCAGGCGGTGGCCGAGCGAAAACTCGGACTGATCACGGGAGCCTGTCCGGGCTACCCCTGGGAGGCGTCCCGGGGATTCAAGTCGATCGGCGGACTGTCCATCGGTATTTCTCCTGCCCTGTCCGAACAGGAGCATCTCGACCGGTACAACTCCCCCAACGACCTCTTCGACATGATCATCTTCACGGGGTCGGGTCTCATGGGCCGGGAAGTCATCAATATCCGGTCCAGCGACGTCATCGTGATCATCGGCGGTCATTCCGGAACGCTCGGGGAGTTTTCCATCGCTTACGACGAAGGCAAGCTGATCGGCGTGCTCGAGGGAACGGGAGGGATTACGGACATTTTGCCGGACATCGTCCGGACCATCCGGAAAACGACCGGTTCCCGGATCGTCTCCCATGCGAACCCCCATATCCTCATCGATCTTCTGATCGAGACCTATGTGCAGTCCCACTTCCAGAAGCCCTCGGTGTTCGTCGGCTAG
- a CDS encoding YnfA family protein: MSPFKPDETPVVIRAFAVFLLAGMLEVGGGFGVWKWFREGSSLGWGLLGMGVLALYGIAAALSPLEFGRAYAAYGGVFVVLSIAWGMAFDHFRPDVRDWTGAVLILSGIVFMVWGRR, from the coding sequence ATGTCGCCGTTCAAGCCGGATGAAACCCCGGTCGTCATCCGGGCCTTTGCCGTGTTTCTTCTGGCCGGGATGCTGGAAGTGGGCGGGGGGTTTGGGGTGTGGAAGTGGTTCCGGGAGGGAAGCTCCCTGGGGTGGGGCCTTTTGGGAATGGGGGTTCTTGCTCTCTACGGGATCGCGGCCGCCCTCTCGCCTCTGGAGTTCGGGAGGGCGTACGCCGCATACGGCGGGGTGTTCGTCGTTCTGTCCATCGCCTGGGGAATGGCGTTCGATCATTTTCGTCCGGATGTCCGGGACTGGACGGGGGCGGTCCTGATTCTTTCCGGCATCGTCTTCATGGTCTGGGGGCGAAGATGA